The genomic stretch ttttttatcaagagaaccgatatgttctcctaaaattttaacatataaacccaaataatttttttgagaaatcaatttattaatatCTGCGATACTAACAGCTGCAACATTATCATCAACAAATTTTTGAAAAGCAGTAaaggtaataccagtattattaggtaaaataaagggggcTTGAGAAGGGTAAATGGCTTTAGTAATATTATTACTCtcatctttataagatctttctaacacctttatataaagaggcaaataagttgttataaaccaaggaacaaaatacataatttgattatgcaaagcacaagtttcgtaaaattcttgagaaatactGTTTAAATCATCTTTGCTATAGGCATCAAAAAACCAAGTTTTAAACTGACTccatttatattatattatattacgCACAAACTAATCTCCTctgataaaataaataaatgactAATAATATCTTTCACCTATCATATCATATCTTGAACTGCTAGCATCCAATtggtatatttttcttttttatatagtTTAAGGAGCCTAATCATTCAGCATATGTGCGATGAGTTGAAATGATGACTTTATTAGGTAAAAAAGCTAATAATAATGCAGATAAATCCGTGCATGGACATGTCAAGTCTGGTTGAGCAATTGCATGCATACAAAGAGATGTGCCCGAGAAACACATTATCTCAGAACACTGGAAGTTTACAAGACGCCAAATCTTTCAATCTGCATTTGTCAAAACATTATGTAGGAAAGAACAGATGATAGCTACCCACAATCAAACTTGCTcgacaataacaacccagtataatctcactagtggggtctgggaaagatagtgtgtacgcagactttacacCTACCatggatagagaggctgtttccaaatagacccttggcatccttccctccaacaactccccaccttgctcttgggatgACCCGAACTCACAATCTCTTGATTGGAATTGGAGGTTGCTTACAATcaaagcaacccctcttgtcagtACAATCAAACTTGCTCCATTtagaaattaaaatataaaacaataaacaaaaacaaacctTCATACATCATTAACAGTTAATgatcaataaaaaaaaattcactaaATGGTCAAAGAAAAAGAACCATAATTTTGCCACAAAATTTTTACCtgaaaattaattaaaagaaagaataaaCAGCCAGCCCAAACTTTGTGACTTCATGTATGCTTCCTAAAGCTGCCCCTGAGGTGTTCCATGCCAACTTGAAATAAACTCTTTATATATAACTCAAAAACTAATTAAAGCTTCAGTTATTTTGTTCCTCAAATTAAAATCAGTGCAGCTATCCTTAAGATGAAGGTAACCCATATTCTGTCAAAGTAAACcaagtcttttttttttccataTCCATAATTGTAGCCATCCTCATCCTTCTTTTGTTGCAGTTACTCGGCTGGATGCATCGAAAGTTTCGACAGAATAGCAGTGAACCACTCAAGGATTTTTCTGTAGGTAAGTTTTTCtgtcccaatattttttttgccATGTACCCTTAAGAAGAGGCAGAATAAATTAAAGGTGCCAGAATGATTGCTTTCATGCAAGCTAGAATAAGTAACAAAGCTGAAATCTCAGAATCCTGAAACGTATTAATGCAACTAGAATAATTAGAAAGGTAACTGACCCTTACACAAATGTACTAGAAAGACAACGGATTAACTGACATTGCGTTATGTCAGGGAATCCTTGTACTTGTCTTACTGGGCAGCCATCACTGGATGATTTACAAGGCTACCAAAAACCAAATTTCTACAATAAGCCATTGAGCAAAGGCCAAAGAGAGAGTCACAGAAGAAAATCATTTGCTGGTCTAGAAGCAGCAGCAAGGGCAGATGAAGAAGAGTCATCTGCTGCTCTTTCTGAGCTCTTCCATGGGTTCCTTGCAATCGGTACACTTGGTACTGACCCACTTCTTGATGATCCGTCAACACCAACATTTTCCATCTCAGTGGAAAATATAGCTGAAAAGGACACTGAAGTGACAGAAAATGAATTGAAGCTGATCAATGATGAATTAGAGAAGGTGCTGGGAACTGAAGCTAAAGATGATAGTTGTAATCTTTCTTCAGGAAGAAACAGCTATGTTAGTACTGGGAGAAGCAGCCATGGTATGTTGAAGCTGTTATTTATAGAGGGTTACACCTCTATCGACTTAATTATACATTCAACATAACCGTTGACGTTTGACATTGATTCTTTTTCATGAGCCAAACACATCTAAATGCTTAATTAAACTATTATAAATTCAACAGGTAGCACCATTACACTAAGTGGCAAGCCATTTGAAAGTAGCGAAAACAATGGAAATGGAACGACAGTCTGTCCACTTCAAGGCTATCTCTTTGGATCAACAGTTGGATTGCCAGAGACAAGTCCTGCTGCTTCATCTAAGAAAGAACATAGGCCTTCCCTTGGAGAGCTCTTTCAGAAGACTAAACTAGCAGAAGAAAACTATGGAGCCAAATCTGACAGGGGCGAGAAGCGAACAGATAAGGACTCTGATAAATCTGCTGTCCACCTCATGAAAAAAATACTGAAGAAAAAGATGCTTCATGCTTCCTCGCGGAACTCAGTAGCTTCTGGGGGAACTGTTGATTCAGTTTCAGCTGAGAGAAAACTCAATAAGGTACGTGCTTTGGCTAATCTTTTCCTCTATATTAGTGCAAAATGAACAGATATACTGCTGTGTTCGCCATCATCTAAGCTTTGAGGATTTAATTTGTATTGTCACATAAAGCTGTTTGATCAATATGGTACTTACTACTTTTGATAGAAAACTGTATCCAAATACATATTGTTAGGTTCCAACTAAAATACTTGCAAGTCATGCAGATCCTACATATGTTCCACAGAAAAGTCCATCCTGAGAGCTCAACAGGTGGACAGAAGCCTTATAAGTCCTCAAAAAATGAGAGGGCTCATGACCGCGGAAGATTATCACTTGCTCGTGAAGATATCACGATTATCCCTCACCATCGCCTCTCAAAGGACAGCATCAAGGGTCAGTCGAATATGCAACAGTGCACGCTAGATGGTGAGTTAGATGAGAACCGAGAATGCTGGATCAAAACTGACGCAGATTGTAAGTTCATGCCTCACTctcaaatctctgatttttcCCTTAAATATGTCTTCATAAAAAATTAACCACGATATCTTTCAATAAGACGCACAGCCATTattaagaaaaacaacaaaattttCCCTGCACAAGATGTGGTATAGTTGTTTAGAAAAAAAAGTAAACTTTTGCTACGTTCAACTTAGCTAAACTAATGTTTGTGACTAAGCagattttgttttgttgtttaattCGTAGACCTGGTGCTGGAGCTCTAAATTGCCAAAGCAGCTCATATTGTAAGATATGTTTGCCTTTCAAAAACTATGTACTACCTCATCGTTTGATTGGTTATGTCATGATAAAATTGTGATAGATagaaatatgagaaataaaagaGGGTATTCCTCTTAACATATGTGTGTGAGACGCATGTAAAACATGAGATGTATTAAATGAGATTGTTCTGTGCTAAAGATTTAAGTATTAACATTGTCGCTCCTGATGGATTAAAATATGCCGCTGAAGCAATTCTAGTATCAATAATATATTTAATCTAGATAACTGGAGCATACGGGGTTTCACGGTTGTCCATTGAAGCGTGAACCCAGCTCTTTAGTCACATCAGCCTCCAGTTTCACAATATTTGGGGTTTCACGGTTGCCCATTAAAGCCTGAACCCAGCTCTTCAGTCACATCAGCCTCCAATTTCACAATATTTCAATAGAATCTTCATTACCCGCACGATTATGATCCCCTAACGTTCCACGGTCGTCTACAGTGTTGGCgaaattttttagaaaaaaaggCCTAAAATTCAGCCACCCCCTTGTCCACCCTCTAAGGGGTTAaaccatttttcaaaacctaataAATTTTCTTTTCCACCAAGAAAAGAATTTTCTTTATTTCCTATTATCTAGGCATAGCAGAGACCacataatttaattaacaaggctttcTACTATggaataaaattttaattttcaaaattaatatttactataataaattacgaattattccactaaaaattagTAATTGCAACTCCTTATTCAATTTTGAAATCCACTTATTAATTCTCATTTAATCCCTTGTTAAGATTCAGATGCTAATCaactaaattaaattactgacaatTTAATTTGTTGATTGTCTCAATTAGACTTTCTCTTAACATAATTTCATTTGTTGGATATAAAATCCGCCGGCCGAGTTTACACAtaaaaacttataagctttcatacgattgtatcatcaatctcaaaatcgaGACATGGATACAGCAACTAACTATTACTCTACCAATGTACATTATCACTATctaatttaccaggcatattgataCATGAAAGAGTATCACCTTTTAATAAACCaatacaataataatatacatctaataataattatatcaagaaaaaagtataagtacatttaatgattagagaatttattttattaagtcattacaaaatacttatctctacttgatccgttcattACATACGAAATGTACTAGCACAGAAGTCGAAAGTAAATCATTCCAATAATCAAGATAAATCATATATAATCATGTGCTACAACTATTCCTGAAGGTTtatccaattccatcattagattgtaaAAGTAATCCTATAACTTACAAACATTGTTGATTTGATCTTCCATATAAGCTAACTCTATACattaaatcatctactatataaacaAAGAACACAGAcgaatatatgatctatttaaaattttattaaaattgaataaattattattttataatacATACTATATCCaaaccaaactcatggttaatagtatatatctcaacaatctcccacttagacttttaaccatgaCAATTATTAGAATATACGATATCTAAacgcatggttaatagtatatgcccCAATAATTTCTCACTTAGATTTATAACAATACATTTATCCTCTCGGGCATTCTTTTTACATGATTATTAAAAGTCTTTGTCAATAAGGTTTTGTTAAAGAATCTTGCCAAGTTATTTTCTTATACAATCTTTATCCAGTAACGTTTGTCGAAACTATCAAGTTAGGTATTAAACTCTTCAATGACATTAGAGTTATCCCAAGAGTGTATATCGAACTATGATTTTCCTTAGTAATCTCCCACTATGATGAAGTGCTACTAATATTACCTTTATTACCTTACGGTAATATAATATTAACGACTTCTTAGTATAGTGGTTAATGTTCAAATATCATTCCCACTACATATAAGCATATTTTGTCTATTAGCTTTTCTTCCATTGCACGAATGCAATGGAGCGTTAAATGTGACGTGTGAGTTTGATGTTCTTGAAAAGCTACTTATTTCTTTGTCTAGTTCCTGTAAAACTTTTTTACTTTTAGGAACATAGTTTATTAGTAGTCCTTATCTGGCAAATTGACATTTGGGATAATAATTGTATTATATTCTTTAGGATAATAAAATAAGCTTCATCATTTTCTTGAATATTGTATAAACATGCACCTACCCACTCTCAATTCTAACTTGTCTGTTTTTCCTTCTAGCACATGTGTTGGACAATCATATTTTCTAACATTTCAGTGAGCTTAAATTCAGCCCACATTCCGTAGACAATTGAGATTTAATTTATTATTCTGATAAGTAACTAATGAACTGCTTAGAGAGGTGCTCTCCACCACGATCAAATTGTAGTGGCTTAATATTTTTCTATGGGACTCCTCTGTTTCAAGCCTTAAACTCCTTGAATTACTCAAAACATTTAGAATTACATGtatcaaataaatatattaataaaTTGAGTAATCATTTGTGAACGGTataaaaatactcaaaatgaccttTTACATATATTTTCATTGAACCAAACAAATTAAAACACATCATTATAACTTATCACCAGCTTTATTTCTTTTTGAAGGAAAGTATATTTTGTTGATACTCAAATTTACcctcatgatttttcatttatcCTTTGTGGGTTTGTATATTTTATTATGTATCTTTATGTATTTTTTGAGTTACTCCATGACATGTTTAAATATCAATTAATTACCTTCATGGGACTCTTAAAATTATTATCATGAAGATTTgcacaaaaaaaaataattttgtccatattataaatatttttaaattgattctAGCATTCATAAGTGATCAATAGTTTATTTATTATTTCCTTAAATTTATTTAGGAACGATCAGTTGCCCAATCACTTATTTATATTTTAGCATTTTATGCATACTTCATGACATTTTATATCATTTCATATAATTTCActtgtatatttttattattatttatatattatcTGCAATAATAGACTATATTTTATAataattatatttattatattatataTGTCCCgatcctaaacccggacccggttgtgatggcgcctctcatgaacaCAAAGTCAGCCGACACTTTCCATTTTagtatttaacagttaagcaGTAAGAAACAGtttaaagcatgataaaataatctaAAGTTTaagcagataatagcataatttgcggaatacaacaaacacagcccgataccggggtgtcactagtcatgagcatctacaagttctaatacaagtctgagaaGTCTATAACTATTACAAACTGTCTGATAAAGAGACAGAAATGATAAGGGGGAGAAACACAGGACTgcagacgccaagcagctacATCATGGACTCTGAAATCTGCTGGGAGAtctcaactcgcactagcaggatccgcaatgcctgaatctgcacacgggatgcagggagtaaagtgagtactccaactcagtgaataataatcataaataaagtcTGAAATCAGGAAATCACATAAAGCACattgcatgctataatgaagtagtaaaaccattaaGACGGTGAATCAGTAAAGGTATGAATAATCATATAAGTCCAATTTAAACTTCAGAAAATACCTTTTGAACAATTAAACagataaatgacagacaaataagacaaataagcacataaaggttcttgcccctcgggcacaatgtcaacaataccagcccctcgggctatctctcacatcacaatgggtactcgcgctcactgggggtgtgcagactcctagaggggccctttacggcccaagcacaatatcaagtcatcttgtggcatcatcactaggctctcggtctcatatcaatcaagctacctcgtggcgtacatatcttaggctctcgacctcataatcaatatcaaatgtttcctcacaacataggccctcggccttactcattcaaaatcctcacaagccactcgggtaatagtaaaacatgattctcggcccaaaatatcatttaaaagatcatttatgTGTTAAAAACAGAATAGACATGGCTGGGTAcgaaaacagtaaaatataacatgactgagttcaagtataaagtcaaaacagtgaggaaatatcaataaaagtcccccgaatggttcaaatagttggcatgaagctcaaatatggcattcagcccaaataatgatgatagcaaatagatctcagtcaaatacgcggtaaaatagtcattcgggatggactaagtcacaatccccaatagtgcacgaccccacgctcatcatctagcatgtgcgtcacatcaatatagcacaacgatgtgcaatccggggtttcataccctcagaacattatttacaatcatgactcacctcaatccagtcaaatctctagcccgcgacgccttttcccctcgaatcagcTTCCACTTGCGTCGGATctctccaaaatcagaatcatggcgtcaaaatatgccaaggaaatgaagcccaagcgaaaataatcaatttacaacataaatcccgaaattaccaaaacccgacccccgggcccacgtctcggaattcaataatttttacatcaatagatttcttatctccccatgagttcatacatatcaaaagttcttaaatccgacctcaaatggtccttcaaatcctcaatcaaaggtctaagtttccaagccctagtttccccaaactttaatccttaaattccataaattacaagcctaatctgtgaaataataccatagaactgggttttaggtccaaaatcattaccttaatgaagttcccttaaaatccttcttcaaaatcgtccaaaaagctccaaaatcgacttaaaaatggtgaaatagctcaaaaatcgcgaaggacacaatttatactttctggcccaggcatttttgcatctgcagccactttaccgcttctgcggtatcgcATTTACGGTGTTTGATCCGCTTTTGCGGAAGTCACTTAAACTGCCAAAACCGCATCTGTGATGAAatatccgcacctgcgccatcgcaggtacGGCCCctagaccgcttctgcggttcctgcaaACTACCCAGCTTCCGTTTCTGCAACCTTTCTCCCGCAcatgcggcgtcgcacctgcggtcaccaaTCCGCgcgtgcggaaataccagaagcagcaaaaatctgaAATCTCACAAAGTCTCAAACTCcttcgtcaaccatccgaaatcaccccgaggcctctgggacctcaaccaaaagcaaaaacatattccaaaaccttattcaaacttgtaccaatcttcaaaacacctcaaacaatatcgaatcaaccaaaacacatcggattcaagcttaagttttcaaaaatcttctgaattccgcttttgataaacaAATCCAACCAAAccgcgtccgaatgacctgaaattttgcacacacatcccaaatgacacaacggaactgctgcaactctcggaattccattccgaaccctatatcaaaatttcgcctaccaaccggaaattgccaaaatcacaactttgccaattcaagcctaaatctactccaaaactcattctgatcacgctcctaagtcccaaatcacctcccgaagctatccgaaccatcgaaactcacatccaacCCCTCTAACtaataagtcaacatccggttgacttttccaacttaagcttcctcaaaagagactaactgtctcaaaccttaccaaatcctttccgaacccgagccaaccaagctgatcacacatagaaccgatagacaaagcaataagaagcagaaatagggaaaacggagcggtaactcatgagacgactcgCCGTGTCGTCACATCCtctccaacttaaacaaacattcgtcctcgaacgggtcaagaaacatacccgaagcctcaaataggtgaggatatctgctccacatctcatgctcggtctcccaggtagcctcctccatgggctgacatctccactacactttcactaaagctatatccttcgacctcaactgaaccgtgctgaaatcaccatccaactgaaccgtgctgaaatccagagcatgagacagatccccaatatacttctggagcatagaaacatgaaataccggatgcacactcgacaagatgggtggcaaagcaagctcataagccatctccccaatcctccgaagcaccttaaaaggcccaatgaactatggactcaattttcctttcttcccaaatctcataacacccttcatgggcgaaacctttaacagaacctactcaccaaccatgtaggacacatctcgaaccttcctgtcagcataactcttctgtcttgactgcgctgtacggagcctctcctgaatcaccttcaccttttccaaagtatcctgcaccaagtctgtccccaacaGCCTAGcatcacccggctcaaaccaaccaactggagatctacaccgcctcccatacaaagcctcatatagagcctctgaaatactcgactggtagctattgttataagcaaactctgcaagcggtagaaactgatcccatgaccctctgaaatcaaaGACACAGGTATGCAACATGCCCTCCAATAGCTGAATGGTGCGCTCAGaatgcccgtccgtctgagggtgaaaagttgtgctcaactcaacccgagtactcaactctcgctgcacagacctccaaaactgcaat from Nicotiana sylvestris chromosome 12, ASM39365v2, whole genome shotgun sequence encodes the following:
- the LOC104222123 gene encoding protein LAZY 1; protein product: MKLLGWMHRKFRQNSSEPLKDFSVGNPCTCLTGQPSLDDLQGYQKPNFYNKPLSKGQRESHRRKSFAGLEAAARADEEESSAALSELFHGFLAIGTLGTDPLLDDPSTPTFSISVENIAEKDTEVTENELKLINDELEKVLGTEAKDDSCNLSSGRNSYVSTGRSSHGSTITLSGKPFESSENNGNGTTVCPLQGYLFGSTVGLPETSPAASSKKEHRPSLGELFQKTKLAEENYGAKSDRGEKRTDKDSDKSAVHLMKKILKKKMLHASSRNSVASGGTVDSVSAERKLNKILHMFHRKVHPESSTGGQKPYKSSKNERAHDRGRLSLAREDITIIPHHRLSKDSIKGQSNMQQCTLDGELDENRECWIKTDADYLVLEL